A genomic segment from Gemmatimonadaceae bacterium encodes:
- a CDS encoding Ig-like domain-containing protein: protein MRRLIAFVALAACASMGPVPGGPEDHTPPEVLSTRPDTNAVNFHGKAVSFRFDGVVSDRSGPKQDLTGLFLISPRDGDPRVDWHRDRIDVRPRRDWRANTAYRVTLLPGLADLSGNVLQTPYTMVFSTGPTLPTLGVVGRIFDWSTGREAANAVVEAVLDPDSAAARPAVKRGQRPDSEVYITTADSTGQFQIGPFGAGTYTVIGFVDANKNLTRDPGEIWDSTQVHITTTQPMLELLAAKRDTIGPRIMTIVADDSVTLRVTIDHPLDPQAPLDTAQFRIMSSDSAHLTVLAVRTLAAYDTARARARADSTRIADSLAVLRDTLKRAPPKPKPAPPKAGPEVPKPSRPAPATVLMIDLALGSHVRPLTQYRVTATDLVNLLGYKATSTRVFATPKPPAPPDTSKAKGAIKPDTGKRVVKPDSAAKAKPDTTGGRGAAKRGGGP from the coding sequence GTGCGGCGGCTGATTGCCTTCGTGGCCCTCGCCGCCTGCGCCTCGATGGGCCCCGTTCCCGGCGGCCCCGAAGATCACACGCCGCCCGAGGTCCTCAGCACCAGGCCGGACACCAATGCCGTGAACTTCCACGGCAAGGCCGTGAGCTTCCGGTTCGACGGAGTGGTGAGCGATCGCTCCGGCCCCAAGCAGGACCTCACGGGGCTGTTTCTCATCTCGCCGCGCGACGGCGACCCGCGCGTCGACTGGCACCGCGACCGCATCGACGTCCGGCCGCGCCGCGACTGGCGTGCCAACACGGCCTACCGCGTCACGCTCCTCCCCGGGCTGGCCGACCTGAGCGGCAACGTCCTCCAGACGCCGTACACGATGGTGTTCAGCACCGGCCCCACCCTGCCGACACTCGGCGTGGTGGGCCGCATATTCGACTGGTCCACCGGACGCGAGGCGGCCAACGCCGTCGTCGAGGCCGTCCTGGACCCCGACAGCGCGGCGGCAAGGCCGGCCGTCAAGCGCGGCCAGCGCCCCGACAGCGAGGTGTACATCACCACCGCCGACAGCACGGGCCAGTTCCAGATCGGCCCATTCGGCGCCGGCACCTACACCGTGATCGGGTTCGTGGACGCCAACAAGAACCTGACCCGCGACCCTGGTGAGATCTGGGACAGCACGCAGGTCCATATCACCACGACGCAACCCATGCTCGAGCTGCTCGCCGCCAAACGCGACACGATCGGCCCGCGCATCATGACGATCGTGGCCGACGACAGCGTGACGCTGCGCGTGACCATCGACCACCCGCTGGACCCGCAGGCCCCGCTCGACACGGCGCAATTCCGGATCATGAGCTCCGACTCGGCGCACCTCACCGTCCTGGCCGTGCGCACGCTCGCCGCATACGACACGGCGCGCGCCAGGGCCCGCGCCGACTCGACGCGTATCGCCGATTCCCTGGCCGTATTGCGCGATACCCTGAAGCGCGCGCCGCCGAAACCCAAGCCCGCACCGCCCAAGGCCGGACCCGAGGTGCCGAAACCGTCCAGGCCCGCGCCCGCTACGGTACTCATGATCGACCTGGCGCTCGGTTCCCACGTGCGACCGCTCACGCAGTATCGCGTGACTGCCACCGATCTCGTGAATCTGCTCGGCTACAAAGCGACCTCGACACGCGTGTTCGCCACGCCCAAGCCACCGGCCCCGCCCGACACGAGCAAGGCCAAGGGCGCGATCAAGCCAGACACCGGCAAACGGGTCGTAAAGCCCGACTCCGCGGCCAAGGCCAAGCCCGATACGACGGGCGGACGGGGGGCGGCCAAGCGCGGCGGCGGGCCGTGA
- the selA gene encoding L-seryl-tRNA(Sec) selenium transferase, which translates to MTDPRRGIPSVSALLDLTELRVLADAGPRDLVVNAVRRVLDDVRRGQAPPASDREWAARVAAAVSLAQRPSLRPVLNATGIVLHTNLGRAPLAHAAALAIRTVAGGFSNLEYDLDAGSRGSRYAHCVGLLRELTGAEDAVVVNNGAAALLLALNTVADGRDAIVSRGELVEIGGHFRVPDIMAKSGARLVEVGTTNRTHLADYAGALGPQTAAIVKVHRSNFSMDGFVADVAVPDLVRLAAPQGIPVLHDLGSGLLMPLDRIGLGGEPTAADAVRAGARLVTMSGDKLLGGPQAGIIVGAAAEVARVRENPLTRALRVDKLTLAALEATLALYREPDRAFHEIPVLRLLGTPVAVLRERAEAICAALPAGLNARVVPTEAAVGGGAFPTVTIPSVAVSLGGDAAALDARLRAGEPAVVGRIRDDRLLVDLRSVPERDDPALIGALARALEA; encoded by the coding sequence GTGACCGATCCTCGCCGCGGCATCCCGAGCGTGAGCGCGCTGCTCGACCTGACGGAGCTGCGCGTGCTCGCCGACGCGGGCCCCCGCGACCTCGTGGTGAACGCGGTGCGCCGCGTGCTCGACGACGTACGCCGCGGCCAGGCGCCGCCGGCCAGCGATCGCGAATGGGCGGCGCGCGTGGCGGCCGCCGTGTCGCTCGCCCAGCGCCCGTCGCTGCGGCCCGTGCTCAACGCCACCGGCATCGTGCTCCACACCAACCTCGGACGCGCCCCGCTGGCACACGCCGCCGCGCTGGCGATCCGCACCGTGGCCGGAGGATTTAGTAATCTTGAATACGACCTCGATGCCGGCAGCCGCGGCTCGCGCTACGCGCACTGCGTGGGCCTGCTCCGCGAACTGACGGGGGCCGAGGACGCGGTCGTGGTCAACAACGGCGCCGCCGCGCTGCTGCTGGCGCTCAACACCGTGGCCGACGGACGCGACGCCATCGTCTCACGCGGCGAACTGGTCGAGATCGGCGGCCACTTCCGCGTGCCCGACATCATGGCCAAGAGCGGTGCCCGCCTGGTCGAAGTGGGGACCACCAACCGCACGCATCTCGCCGATTACGCCGGCGCCCTGGGGCCGCAGACGGCCGCGATCGTCAAGGTGCACCGCAGCAACTTCTCCATGGACGGATTCGTGGCCGACGTGGCGGTGCCCGATCTGGTGCGGCTGGCCGCCCCGCAGGGCATTCCGGTGCTCCACGACCTGGGCAGCGGCCTCCTGATGCCGCTCGACCGGATCGGCCTCGGCGGCGAGCCCACGGCCGCCGACGCCGTGCGCGCCGGCGCTCGCCTGGTCACGATGAGCGGTGACAAGCTGCTGGGTGGACCCCAGGCCGGCATCATCGTCGGCGCCGCCGCCGAGGTCGCGCGCGTCCGCGAGAACCCACTCACCCGCGCCCTCCGCGTGGACAAACTCACCCTCGCCGCGCTCGAAGCGACCCTGGCTCTGTATCGCGAACCGGACCGCGCGTTCCACGAGATCCCCGTGCTGCGCCTGCTCGGCACTCCCGTGGCGGTACTCCGCGAACGTGCCGAGGCCATTTGCGCCGCGCTCCCTGCGGGCCTGAACGCGCGCGTCGTGCCCACCGAGGCGGCGGTTGGCGGCGGCGCATTTCCCACCGTGACCATCCCGTCGGTGGCTGTCTCGCTTGGCGGCGACGCCGCGGCACTCGATGCGCGGCTGCGCGCCGGAGAGCCCGCGGTCGTGGGACGCATCCGCGACGACCGGCTGCTCGTCGATCTCCGCAGCGTCCCCGAGCGCGACGACCCGGCGCTCATCGGCGCGCTCGCACGGGCGCTCGAGGCATGA
- a CDS encoding HAD family hydrolase produces MSGRRAAFLDRDGTIIHDFHFTDSPADVLLIPGAARAIQRLNKAGVPVILVTNQSGIARGFFTMADYERVNARMQELLEADGARIDDAYVCPHHPEFSGPCACRKPGTLLFEEAALEHGLDVARSLFAGDRFRDIQPGLTLGGLALLVPTDETPAADLAAAVAPAAIVATLDDAVARFLAAGT; encoded by the coding sequence ATGAGCGGCCGGCGCGCCGCGTTTCTCGATCGGGACGGCACGATCATCCACGACTTCCATTTCACCGACAGCCCTGCCGACGTGCTGCTCATTCCCGGCGCCGCACGCGCCATCCAACGGCTCAACAAGGCGGGCGTGCCCGTGATCCTGGTGACCAACCAGTCGGGCATCGCACGCGGCTTCTTCACGATGGCCGACTACGAGCGCGTCAACGCGCGGATGCAGGAACTGCTCGAGGCCGACGGCGCTCGTATCGACGACGCGTACGTCTGCCCGCACCACCCGGAATTCTCGGGCCCCTGCGCCTGCCGCAAGCCCGGCACCCTGCTGTTCGAGGAGGCGGCGCTGGAGCACGGCCTCGACGTCGCGCGGTCGCTGTTCGCCGGCGACCGGTTCCGCGACATCCAACCCGGGCTCACGCTGGGCGGCCTCGCCCTGCTCGTGCCCACCGACGAGACACCCGCTGCGGATCTCGCGGCAGCCGTCGCGCCGGCAGCCATCGTCGCCACGCTCGACGACGCGGTGGCCCGCTTTCTCGCCGCCGGCACGTGA